TTTATGATAACGGAAAATGGTTTAAAACTAAGGAAGAAAATAATGATTATATGGGCTTCAACGCAACAAAAGACGGGTTTTATTCCAGTGGACATCCCGGAAATGATTCATCACTTCCCAACCCTCTAGGAATACAGTATAGTTCGGATAATGGACAAACGCTGGAAAAGAAAGCCCTTGAAGGGGAAACGGATTTCCATTTGATGGGAGTAGGATATGAAAATTCGGTCATTTTCCTTATGAACCCGCAGGAAAATTCTATTATGGATACTGGAAGGTTTTATCTCAGCGAAGATAAGGCAAAGACATGGAAGGAAGTTGCTGCAAATGGTCTGGACGATACATTGCTAAGTTTATCTGTTCATCCTAATAATGCAGATTATTTAGCAGCATCTGGACAGCAAGGAATTTACCTGTCAAAGGACAAAGGGGAAAACTTTGAACTTATCTCGAAAAGCGGACAGGGCACATCTGTCTTTTTTACAAACGAGGATTTAATATATGGCACATACGATGGTACAGCTAAATTGACAAAACTATCTCTTTCTGATGAAACAGAAAAAGAGATAGCTTTGCCTAAAATGAAAGATGATGCAGTAATGTATTTTGCTCAAAACCCAAAAAATGAACAGGAACTGACGTTTGTTACTTTTAATGGGGACATATATCATACTGCCGATGGTGGGAATAACTGGGATCCTATTGTTGAAGCTGGAAGTATTAAATAATTAAGAAAAAGGATCGAAGGCTTGCTTCGATCCTTTTAGTTTGTTCTTTACTTACAATCTATCTTTAACCTCAAACTGTCCCATCATCCCCGCATCTTCATGCTCTAAAATATGGCAATGATACATAAAAATCCCCTCATGATCAAAGGTTGCAATTGCTCTAACTTTTTCTCCTGGGTAGACGAGTATGGTATCCTTCCACCCTCTCTCATTTGGTGGAGGCGGGTTTCCGTCTCTGTCAATGATTTGGAATTGCACACCATGAGCATGGAAAGGATGGGCAATACCCCCATTGCCTCCCATCATTCCACCCATACTGGAACCATCATTAGAAATCTCCCATATTTCAGTGTCTCCAAGGTTCACTTCTTCATCAATTTGATTCATATCCATTTGTTTGCCATTAATGTTTACATTTCTACCCATTCCCTGCATGACAAATTCTCTAGTGCGAATGGCATTTCCCGGATTAATCTCAGGGATATCTGTTATTTGATCAGGAACAGCATAACCTTTTCCTTCGTTTGCATTAACAACGAACTTCATAAACTCGCTTCCTTGGTCAGTTAAATGGACGACATCCCCTTCATTATAATTGGAAAAATCAACAATAATCTCAGCCCTTTCAGCGGAGCTCAAAATTAAGCTATTCATTTCAGCAGGCTGTTCTAAAAACCCGCCATCACTTGCAATCTGTTGGAATGATTGGGCACTGCTAAACTTAAATTCGTAAATTCTTGCATTTGAGCCGTTTAACAGGCGAAGACGTACCTTTCCTCTAGGCACTTCCAAGTAAGGGTTGATAGCACCATTCACAAGTATCCTCTCACCCTGAAGTCCCATCATCACATCGTGCATCCCCAGATTATATTCATATTTTCCACCTGAATTAAATTGCTTATCTTGGATTACCAGCGGTATATCATCCACACCATATTCTTTGGGGATATTGAGATTTTCCGAGACTTCATCATCTATATAAAACAATCCCGCAAGTCCCATATATACCTGTTCTCCTGTTGTGTGCAAAAGGTGAGGGTGATACCATAATGTCGCAGCAGGCTGACTTATAGTAAAATTCGGATTCCAGGTTTCACCCGGCAGGATTCCCGAATGAGGCCCGCCATCCTGGTCACCATCTACTTCAAGCCCATGCCAGTGGACAGTAGTTCCGACACTCATATCGTTTTCTACTTTTACGGAAACTTCTTCACCATTTTTTACTCTAATGACTGGTCCGAGGTAATCACCGTTATAGCCTAATGTTTTTGTCTTCTTGTCTTTAATAAATTCTTTTTCTGATTCCTGTGCAGTCAAATAAAATTCTGCCTTTTTAGGATCTGGGTTTGTATCCTCTAACAAAGGAGGGATTGGTAAAGGGGTATTAAATAAGGATTCCTCATTTTCCATGTTTTCTGGTCCATTTCCTATACCGCCCATGGCACCATTGGGAGTATTGCCGCCCATGCCTGAAAATCTCATGAATAGAAACAGGGCTCCAAAAGATAAAACAAAAATGCTGAGAACAACCATAATACCCTTTTTCAAATTCTTCTACCTCTTTCATATTTTTTCTTAGTCTTTTAAAAGACTGTATAGAGTAAACAGTCAAAAAACTCTTATACCTACCTATGTATTAATAAATGATATCCTGCTTATATTTTTAATAGCAACCGAAAAGCACTTCTTTAGGTAAATATGCATTTTTTGTGTAGTTTATAGGCAAATTGCAGTGGTAAAAATTAAAGGATGAAAAAACATTAGGAGGAATAGAAAATATGTTACTACCAGCTTCGGATATGGGGATTATAACTTCTCATTTATCATCACATGATGGAATGATTTTTAAATTTAAAACATACTTAAAGCAAGAAAAAATGGGGAATTGCGAAAAATACTTATAAAACAGTTGGGTATTTTGCGGAGCCACACCAGAATAATGCTTGAA
The nucleotide sequence above comes from Cytobacillus pseudoceanisediminis. Encoded proteins:
- a CDS encoding F510_1955 family glycosylhydrolase; the protein is MKKLSLFAVIGLTFSLAACGQAEEKDTKDTGQSEVQTGEQENGGGETSISSNSFFESFDGKIDHIHGAGYPGNQGKIYFAAHDGLKVYDNGKWFKTKEENNDYMGFNATKDGFYSSGHPGNDSSLPNPLGIQYSSDNGQTLEKKALEGETDFHLMGVGYENSVIFLMNPQENSIMDTGRFYLSEDKAKTWKEVAANGLDDTLLSLSVHPNNADYLAASGQQGIYLSKDKGENFELISKSGQGTSVFFTNEDLIYGTYDGTAKLTKLSLSDETEKEIALPKMKDDAVMYFAQNPKNEQELTFVTFNGDIYHTADGGNNWDPIVEAGSIK
- a CDS encoding multicopper oxidase family protein; amino-acid sequence: MKKGIMVVLSIFVLSFGALFLFMRFSGMGGNTPNGAMGGIGNGPENMENEESLFNTPLPIPPLLEDTNPDPKKAEFYLTAQESEKEFIKDKKTKTLGYNGDYLGPVIRVKNGEEVSVKVENDMSVGTTVHWHGLEVDGDQDGGPHSGILPGETWNPNFTISQPAATLWYHPHLLHTTGEQVYMGLAGLFYIDDEVSENLNIPKEYGVDDIPLVIQDKQFNSGGKYEYNLGMHDVMMGLQGERILVNGAINPYLEVPRGKVRLRLLNGSNARIYEFKFSSAQSFQQIASDGGFLEQPAEMNSLILSSAERAEIIVDFSNYNEGDVVHLTDQGSEFMKFVVNANEGKGYAVPDQITDIPEINPGNAIRTREFVMQGMGRNVNINGKQMDMNQIDEEVNLGDTEIWEISNDGSSMGGMMGGNGGIAHPFHAHGVQFQIIDRDGNPPPPNERGWKDTILVYPGEKVRAIATFDHEGIFMYHCHILEHEDAGMMGQFEVKDRL